In Thermus neutrinimicus, the genomic window CAAGAGGCCCAGAAGGAGGGCGTAAAAGAGGGGTAGGCGTAGGGTGAAAAGAAGCCCTTCCCTAAGCCCGCCTCCCCTTATGAAGGCCGGCCCCAGGCCGAACATGACCACGCTGGAAAGGATGAAGTACACCACGGCCCGCCTCAGGCCCTCCTCGCCCAGGGCGAAGTAGACCAGGGAAAGCCCCATGTTGCCGGAGTTGGGGAATAGGCTGCAGACGAGAAGCCCCTTGGCGGCCTCGGGGGAGAGGCCAAGGAGTTTGGCCACCCCGGTGATGGCCAGAAAGAGGAGGAGGTAGGTAAGGGCAAAGCCCAAGGCAAGGCCCACCAGGCCTTCCCGGGAGTACTCCGCCCGGTACATGGCGTCAAAGATGAGGGCGGGCACCAGCAGGTAGAGAGTGAGGCGGCTTAGGGTGGTGAGGTCCATGGGGATGCGTTTTCCCAGCAGATACCCCGAGAAGACCACCAGGGCCACGGGAAGGACCGTGTTGAGGAGGGCCTGCATGTGAGGCATTCTAAGGGCATGGGCTATGTACACGTCAAAACCTCCATAGGGCATAACCCCAAGGGACTTCCGCGCCTTC contains:
- a CDS encoding AEC family transporter gives rise to the protein MPHMQALLNTVLPVALVVFSGYLLGKRIPMDLTTLSRLTLYLLVPALIFDAMYRAEYSREGLVGLALGFALTYLLLFLAITGVAKLLGLSPEAAKGLLVCSLFPNSGNMGLSLVYFALGEEGLRRAVVYFILSSVVMFGLGPAFIRGGGLREGLLFTLRLPLFYALLLGLLLKALGVSLPFRLDEGLRLMGQAAIPVLLLTLGMQMSQTRFQVGAFEGVASGLRLLLAPLLAYGAGFILGLPRLEHQVLVLQSATPVAVNAFLLTREFGGEALRVARSVVVSTFLAFLTIPLFLLLIGVR